aattgccaattataaaAAAGCAATAAATAtgactccaccgaaaatctcattttcggaaattctcaaaatagagaagttaagaacatctccaacagctacccccattttcttgaacttctcaattttggggaatatagaGCTGTTTTTTGGTTCAACAACTTCCCCATCCCattctccaaaatggggatgtagaagaaagagaagtttttattccccaaatttccagcaaagccttcattccccaaacttaaatttttcacgtgctccaacgaattcaagacaacaatagaatatttgattgggtactttattgttacaatgaaatatataatgtttttttgttataattaataatgatatagtatatttttttgttgtattaaatgctgaaatctttaaaatatagaagctgttggattttaagcataatttttttggagattttaacttttgcttccctattttaaagaaattttggagaagctggtagagatgctctaacaaataaaacatttaCTTCCAAAAATAACTTCGCAGAAAATAACTCAAGAGAGGAAAaccaattccacaaattaatAACCAATAAAATCATTCTTTTAATATAAAATCActgcatgcatttaatttaaaacaaaagtctacTCACAGGTTAAGCCTAAGCTTTCTAATgctcggaatactcctcgagcaCTACCTCTAACTATTCACATTCTCGAGTCAATCGATAAGCTGTAGAACAAATCGGTCAGACCCTTCAATATAACTATAACCTCGACCCCTTTTTCTAGTTTGATTAGGTATTGACCAGGTTTGACCTACGTTAAAAATAGTCATTTTCGATTAACTTCGCAACTATAACTCATTCGGTTCCAAACCAAACCTTAACCTGTAATCGAAATCACCAATAATTTCCAAGCCCTTAACACATCAACCAATTTACTTTCAAAATCATCACATAGTAATCTGATGTAGATTCTAGAGTTACTATggacaatattcatattaccaaaattattttatagTCCCCAACGCTCATGCATGTCAATAAACCGTACCAACAAATCCTTTATTTCCTCTCTACACAACTTCACaccaaaatttactaagggcacgcaaaaagggtttccataaatggaaagtttcctaaaatagaaacttcCTAAATATGGCAGGTTTTCCTGAACCGTAAACCACAACTTAAACGAAAAAAGTCAATAAACTACCTTCACCGATTCAGCCGGAACTGCTGCCTCGCCGGAATCCGGTGACTTGCCGGAATTTTGCTATAGTCTCCCTATATCCTCCAATCCCCAAGTTATCGACAtacaacaatcaaaataacaaaatcagcCATTAACCATCTCCAAACTCAAGCATCCAACTCAACTCAGATACATTTGAAAGTACATAAACTTACCCCTGCCATCAAATTTGCCGATGGACATCAACACTGCCCTCTGCTCAACCAACCTTCACCCTCAATCGATAAGCAGAGACCTCCCACCACCACCTTGCCTACAAGCAGCCCCCTACTTCGCTGCAGCACAACAACAGCGGCGTCCAAAGCTTCCCCTCGCCTGCAGTAACTTCCTTGCCAGAAATCTGAGTTCAGGTCTCCTCCAGCACAGCAGCAGAAACACCCCTTGTCTCCATATAACCTAGTCTTGGCTCCCTGGTGATCGATGCCACTTCaggaaggagaggaggagTGCCGAGCAGCCTCGTCGGCGTCAATGACGTTGGCTCGCCGGAAATCCCAATTTAGTCAGAACATAGAGTTTTTCAAGTTAGAGCTTGAATTAAGAAGAGGAAGACACCGAAAGGAAGAGGGAAGAGAGGCGAACGAGAGAATACCTGTCACCATCAAAGGTGACGCCGGACTTCGGTGAACTCAGTGGAGCACCCTTGATGTCGATCTCCAAGAATTCGAGGTTGTTTGTGGAAATTACTGGGTTTTGAacagaagaaggagaggaagagattggtgGCGGTTTCTTGGCGTGCAGCGGCCGGAGCTGGTGACGCCACGCTGGAGCAGAGGAGGCAgccggagaggaagagggagagggctAGGCTCGGGTCAACGCCCAAAAGTGGGCTGCTCCAATGTcaactcttttcttcctttttaaaCATAAACCAACGGCCCAGATCAAAACCTTAATTGATCTGATGGCCCAGATTAAAAATTTTActctaatttcagaaaattaattttcttttaccaaatCTTCAATAAAATGTAGAAAATAACTCAAACTCCAACAAATACTCCGAAGACCCCGGAAAACTCGTGTCGACACGAACTACGACATCGAGACCTTAACAAGAGAATTTGATATTtcaagaaaaactcaaaaataactCGAGCGTTAAATTACCAAGTTACCCAGCACAGataaattcctcagtaactcgtaaaatacctagtaaataggtaaaaatTTGGTACGGGGCGTTACAgaccttctctctctttctaaattttattcGAAAAATGGGCAATTAAATAGTAGTCCCATACCACAAACTAAACTTGCATAAGCACTTAAATTGCAGTCCAATTCCTTCAGCCCTTCGGGGCTCATTGcataaattgatttttagttCTAACAATAATGATGAGGAGAGGGCCGAAAAAGCTGAGGCGGTTGCGCAAAAACTTAGTGAAGAGATGACATTGGTGAAACAACAACTAGCAACAATGATGTCTTTTATGGCGCAGCAGACTGGGTGTACTCCATAAGTCCCTTCCCAACAACCTCTAGATGAAAATCTTGATGCAGGGAACAACATGGAAGTTGAGAGGAACTAGCTAGGTACATCACTGCATGCTTcactattttggttttgtttagatGGAGAAGCCTTTAAGGTTAGGTTGTTGTGCAGTTGGGTTGTTgtgcagttggttttgtttagttggAGAAGAATTGGCTAGCTAGATGGAGAAGCCTTTAAGGTTAGGTTGTTGTGCAgttagttttgtttagttgGAGAAGGATagggtagctagctaggatgaatgaatggttttgttttgtttactttcaAGGTGTTACTAAAGACtttgtatgaacaaattattaatattaaaatattattgtttgctaaatttgtagttttacattttttgtttctatagAAAACTCTTTAATAGTGAAACAgggaggaaaaggaaaaagataaaataaataagactAGCTTCAATGAAAACCTTATGTAACAAATAATGTACTTTTCgttcgtcgcataagtgaaGCAAACTTTTGTCAGCAATTGCACCCATGTTTCATCGTTACAGAATTACTGACGACGAAATATTGTTCATCAAAACATATATGCGACGAAGATATAtttttcgtcgcataagtgaaGCAACCTTTCGTCGGCAATTGCACCCATGTTTCGTCGTTACGGAATTACTGACGACGAAATACTGTTCGTCAGAACATATATGACATGACATTTCGTCATATAAGTGGACACCTGTGTCGTCGCCTCTTCTCTATGCGACGAAAGATTATTCGTCACATTATAAAGGATAATCTTTCGTCGCATTATAAAGGATATAGCGAcgaatacttttttttttttgcatagaTTCTTGTGCGACACCACTTATACAACAACGCTTATGCGACCGACTTTTCATCGCATAGGTACCTATGCGACGAATAATGGCTCTTATGCCATGAAATGAATTCGTCTCTTAAGTCTGGAATCCTAGTAGTGACATGCAAGTATtagttttctttctatttttcctttgtcTGCACATGATTGAATTCGTAAGGAAATAGTAAGATTaaaattcaaacacaaaagTCTATAATCTCCTTCCATCCTTGTATTACTCCTGtaattattcaaaatatatatgaaggtcAACCAGCTGATAgcataaaattaatttttttccacGACATAAACTACATGGATATGCAGATATTGGTCTCACCCTGATATGCTCTTTAACACAAACAATTTCTTGGGTGAGTAAAGCCTAAACAGCTTAAAGGCAGTGATGAAAGATATGAGAATCATAAGGAGACATGCTAAGTATCCACATGACAAAGCTCCACCGATTTGAAAGCAGAATCTGGAGTATTTGTTGCACAACTTCATCCACTGGAATTCTGGTATACCTTTCAGTGCTACCAGTGCAGCCTGAAACGCAGCTGAGTTTGCCCCAAACGCCACATATACGGCTATCTGTGATCACATTCATAATTTCTAAATTCATATGTACATGTGTAGTCAACTAATGAAAGGAAGAGAACCAACGTTCTATATATCTATCTACTAGATATGGGTATTGGCATCACATACCCACATTTCCATGCCATGAAAATGTAAATGAAAGGAACCCGTCGAGGAGGACATGTCATAAAATTAAAGGGACcccaaaatcaattttatttcCCTCAAGCAAAGGTACCTGCTTGCCCCttaactaaaagaaaatcatggGTTTTCAGAGCCAGCTGTTTGGGAAATGAGGGAAAGGTGGTTGGGAGAATTTGCAAGTGATTGAGATAGAGTTTAAGTTGATCTTCATATGATAATAAGGCCTTAATTTTGAGGTCGATCATcgaagaaaacatatatataagaccaTGAgttaaattataaaagaaacagTCATGAGTAGTATAAACAATACTTGGGTTCACCCCTTATTGTATTATGGCTAAGAGTAAACAGAGGAAGAGCCAGGGAATTAAGTGACAAAGTTTGATATATACCTGATCGAGCAAGAGAGAAAGCCAAGCTACGTATACATTGGACccttttggattttctttgaCTAAGCCAGCTGACATTGGAAACTTGGCAATCAGTCGCAGCAGATTGTATCCAGCAACCACAGCATCAACATATACCAGAACCCTAAACGTATACAGACCAAATTCACTTTCatggtggagagagagagagagagagagagagagagagagatcNNNNNNNNNNNNNNNNNNNNNNNNNNNNNNNNNNNNNNNNNNNNNNNNNNNNNNNNNNNNNNNNNNNNNNNNNNNNNNNNNNNNNNNNNNNNNNNNNNNNNNNNNNNNNNNNNNNNNNNNNNNNNNNNNNNNNNNNNNNNNNNNNNNNNNNNNNNNNNNNNNNNNNNNNNNNNNNNNNNNNNNNNNNNNNNNNNNNNNNNNNNNNNNNNNNNNNNNNNNNNNNNNNNNNNNNNNNNNNNNNNNNNNNNNNNNNNNNNNNNNNNNNNNNNNNNNNNNNNNNNNNNNNNNNNNNNNNNNNNNNNNNNNNNNNNNNNNNNNNNNNNNNNNNNNNNNcccccccccccccccgcaAGGCCTGGGCATCCTCGTCTTCGCCGTCATACGCGCAAATGATTCCGACCATTCCGAAGCGGCCACCACTGGTCGTTTTCCTCGTCGTTCAAGTACCAGTCGGCGCCGGTGAACATATTGGTTCTGATGAGGAAGAAGTACAAGTTGGAAGCCGTCGTCGACGAGGAAGATGACGACGGCGAGATGCTGCCGTCGCACTAGATTTTGGCTAGAAGCTCCGCTCACTCGCCGATGGTGGCGTACTCGGTTCTGGAAGGCGTGGGGAGGACCTTGAAGGGAAGAGTTCTCGGGCGGGTTCGCAATGTCGTGTGGCGACGAACAGGTTTTCTCAATTGATTTAGACCTGactcttttcaaatttttcctCTATTTTAGTTGGGAAAGGAATTCTGACTTTGTTTCATTATAAAGTAGTCGACATGTTTAAGTGTTTGATTATCCCCAGTACCATCATTAGAGAGATTTAGTATATATTGGGGAAAAAATAGTGGATCCTGAGTTAGGATTTTTCGGTTTTCGCTTATATCTTGTTTACTCCCATTAGTATAGCTATTGTGTATTTGTGTTCGTTAGTCATTGAATCAAACATTAATGAATGCAATAAGAGTAATTGTGGTTTGCCAAGTAtattattatgatta
This genomic window from Fragaria vesca subsp. vesca unplaced genomic scaffold, FraVesHawaii_1.0 scf0513155, whole genome shotgun sequence contains:
- the LOC101297317 gene encoding CASP-like protein POPTRDRAFT_578614-like: MAEFWASTGGGDMAGNPNLEWIESGSSLGLAGLLAWLFVVGGLEPTLWVSGLLVLVYVDAVVAGYNLLRLIAKFPMSAGLVKENPKGSNVYVAWLSLLLDQIAVYVAFGANSAAFQAALVALKGIPEFQWMKLCNKYSRFCFQIGGALSCGYLACLLMILISFITAFKLFRLYSPKKLFVLKSISG